One genomic region from Frateuria soli encodes:
- a CDS encoding DapH/DapD/GlmU-related protein, whose amino-acid sequence MREAVFLALANHLPRMRVCDRFRYVLYRLAGMRIEGRCRLWGPITLRPLGSAGNIRIGSGTFINTEVRFAAAGAISLGRNVQVGPRVMFETVSHGLVYEPGKGRGDWAMPIVVEDEVWIGAGVIITQGVTVGRGSVIAAGAVVTRDVPAGVIAGGVPARILRQVAEVAAGAAPSDGPAQPVAS is encoded by the coding sequence ATGAGGGAAGCGGTATTCCTTGCACTGGCCAATCACCTGCCGCGCATGCGCGTCTGCGACCGTTTCCGCTATGTGCTTTATCGCCTGGCCGGCATGCGGATCGAAGGCAGGTGCAGGCTTTGGGGACCGATCACGCTGCGTCCGCTGGGCAGTGCAGGCAACATCCGCATCGGGAGCGGCACATTCATCAACACCGAAGTGCGTTTCGCCGCCGCCGGGGCGATCAGCCTCGGCAGAAACGTGCAGGTCGGGCCGCGGGTAATGTTCGAGACCGTCAGCCACGGTCTGGTCTACGAGCCGGGCAAGGGACGTGGAGACTGGGCCATGCCCATCGTGGTCGAAGACGAGGTATGGATCGGCGCCGGGGTGATCATCACCCAGGGGGTCACTGTCGGCCGTGGCTCGGTCATCGCCGCCGGCGCGGTGGTGACCCGCGACGTGCCCGCCGGCGTGATCGCCGGAGGAGTCCCCGCGCGGATACTCAGGCAGGTCGCTGAGGTCGCTGCGGGGGCGGCTCCCAGCGACGGTCCCGCGCAGCCAGTGGCATCCTGA
- a CDS encoding sulfotransferase family protein produces MSAVDAAATRSPAPGPVPGVAKVERGAVRSVLVVGCPRSGTTLMQSIIAAHPEVFSSPETHFFADSVGQRSERMFRMPALSWRERRSRVAHRCRVAMDLTQWRACRRRLIEFLADSDRPDLMAQVPARPFMLDPAARLYVSLGERVARDSGRTVWLEKTPDHLHYLDTVDRFMPEAKVVCVIRSGPDNIASLYDVARKYPDRWHPRYGTLDGCINRWLCSARDAMRQAGRPGRLFVSYESLASDPAKVAEAVCRFIGLDYRPGMVEARGDVFDQIVRHREPHKKNIQEKIAPRNGTKFQQLFTPEQRAHIHARLGDWPQRLQELCDH; encoded by the coding sequence ATGAGCGCGGTCGATGCCGCGGCGACCAGGTCGCCGGCTCCCGGCCCGGTGCCGGGCGTTGCGAAGGTGGAACGCGGTGCGGTCAGAAGCGTGCTGGTCGTCGGCTGCCCGCGATCGGGCACCACCCTGATGCAGTCGATCATCGCCGCGCATCCGGAGGTCTTCTCCTCGCCGGAAACACATTTCTTCGCCGACTCGGTGGGGCAACGGTCCGAACGCATGTTCCGCATGCCCGCGCTGTCCTGGCGCGAGCGCCGCTCGCGCGTGGCACATCGTTGCCGGGTCGCGATGGACCTGACCCAGTGGCGTGCCTGCCGGCGACGGCTGATCGAGTTTCTGGCGGATTCCGATCGGCCGGACCTCATGGCCCAAGTACCGGCCCGCCCATTCATGCTCGACCCCGCCGCGCGTCTGTACGTTTCGCTGGGGGAGCGTGTCGCCCGGGACAGCGGCAGGACCGTCTGGCTGGAGAAGACCCCCGACCACCTGCATTACCTGGACACGGTCGATCGCTTCATGCCCGAGGCAAAGGTGGTCTGCGTGATCCGTTCCGGTCCGGACAACATCGCTTCGCTCTACGACGTGGCCCGGAAGTACCCGGATCGCTGGCATCCCCGCTACGGCACGCTCGACGGCTGCATCAACCGTTGGCTGTGCTCCGCGCGCGATGCCATGCGTCAGGCGGGCCGCCCGGGCCGGCTGTTCGTGTCCTACGAGAGCCTTGCCTCCGACCCGGCGAAGGTCGCCGAAGCGGTCTGCCGGTTCATCGGCCTGGACTACCGGCCCGGCATGGTGGAAGCGCGCGGCGATGTGTTCGACCAGATCGTGCGCCACCGGGAACCACACAAGAAGAACATCCAGGAAAAGATCGCTCCGCGCAACGGCACGAAGTTCCAGCAGCTGTTCACGCCCGAGCAGCGCGCGCACATACACGCGCGGCTGGGCGACTGGCCGCAGCGGCTGCAGGAACTGTGCGACCACTGA
- the cysD gene encoding sulfate adenylyltransferase subunit CysD: MALVALPDNENQPRQGGPAGDIDLHTLATSSHLKRLEAEAIHVMREVAAEFANPVMLYSVGKDSSVLLHLLQKAFYPAPPPIPMMHVDTTWKFREMIAFRDRRAKETGCRLIVHTNQEGVAQGVNPFSHGASVHTDIMKTQALKQALDKYKFDAAIGGARRDEEKSRAKERVFSFRNAQHRWDPKNQRPELWSLYNTRIHKGESVRVFPLSNWTELDIWLYIYRENIEVPSLYLAKERPVVERDGQLIMVDDDRMPLEPGEVPQMRKVRFRTLGCYPLTAAIESEADTLPAVIQEMLIARTSERQGRIIDHDASASMEKKKQEGYF; the protein is encoded by the coding sequence ATGGCCCTGGTTGCACTCCCGGACAATGAAAACCAGCCGCGCCAAGGCGGCCCGGCGGGCGACATCGACCTCCACACCCTTGCCACCTCCTCGCACCTCAAGCGCCTGGAGGCCGAGGCCATCCACGTCATGCGCGAGGTGGCGGCCGAGTTCGCCAACCCGGTCATGCTCTACTCGGTCGGCAAGGACTCCTCGGTGCTGCTGCACCTGCTGCAGAAGGCGTTCTACCCGGCGCCGCCGCCGATCCCGATGATGCACGTGGACACCACCTGGAAGTTCCGCGAGATGATCGCCTTCCGCGACCGCCGCGCGAAGGAAACCGGCTGCCGGCTGATCGTGCACACCAACCAGGAAGGCGTGGCGCAGGGGGTGAACCCCTTCAGCCACGGCGCCAGCGTGCACACCGACATCATGAAGACCCAGGCGCTGAAGCAGGCGCTGGACAAGTACAAGTTCGACGCGGCCATCGGTGGCGCGCGCCGCGACGAGGAGAAATCCCGCGCCAAGGAGCGCGTGTTCTCCTTCCGCAACGCGCAGCACCGGTGGGACCCGAAGAACCAGCGGCCGGAGCTGTGGAGCCTCTACAACACGCGCATCCACAAGGGCGAGAGCGTGCGCGTGTTCCCGCTGTCCAACTGGACCGAGCTGGACATCTGGCTCTACATCTACCGCGAGAACATCGAGGTCCCCTCGCTGTACCTGGCGAAGGAGCGTCCGGTGGTGGAGCGTGACGGCCAGCTGATCATGGTCGACGACGACCGCATGCCGCTGGAGCCGGGCGAGGTGCCGCAGATGCGCAAGGTGCGCTTCCGCACGCTGGGGTGCTATCCGCTCACCGCCGCGATCGAGTCCGAGGCCGACACGCTGCCGGCGGTGATCCAGGAAATGCTCATCGCGCGCACCTCCGAACGCCAGGGCCGCATCATCGATCACGACGCCTCGGCCTCGATGGAAAAGAAGAAGCAGGAGGGCTATTTCTGA
- the cysN gene encoding sulfate adenylyltransferase subunit CysN, with protein sequence MDLQITDSQQSSAVTAIDDYLQRHETKSLLRFITCGSVDDGKSTLLGRLLYDTKLLFDDQLAALEGDSLRHGTQNGELDFALLVDGLSAEREQGITIDVAYRFFSTDKRKFIVADCPGHEQYTRNMATGASTADLAVVLVDARKGLLTQTRRHTYICSLLGIRHVLLAVNKMDLVDYAQSTFKRIESDYRLVAAQMGIENVTAIPLSALQGENVSSRSQAMGWYNGPSLLEHLETVQVEHATSKLGFRMPVQWVCRPNQNFRGYAGQVVAGSIAPGDEIVALPSGVRSRVARLVTADGDLPRAVAGDAVAIQLEDERDISRGDVIAATSSPPQVADQFAAHLLWMDTAALLPGRPYWMKIGARLVTAQVTEIKHRVDVNTQEKRPAKRLELNEVGYCNLGLDHAIAFESYADCRELGAFILIDRQTNATVAAGTLNFALRRAENIHWQHTDVDRVARARIKGQMPACLWFTGLSGSGKSTIANVVEKRLHAMGYHTYMLDGDNVRHGLNRDLGFTDEDRVENIRRVAEVSKLMVDAGLIVMVSFISPFRSERGMARSLFGNGEFREVFVDTPLEVCAQRDPKGLYAKARAGQIKNFTGIDSPYERPEHPEMHLDTMGASVDELAQRVIDHLLGH encoded by the coding sequence ATGGATCTGCAAATCACCGACAGCCAGCAGTCCAGCGCCGTCACCGCGATCGACGACTATCTGCAGCGACACGAGACCAAGAGCCTGCTGCGCTTCATAACCTGCGGCAGCGTCGACGACGGCAAGAGCACCCTGCTGGGCCGTCTGCTGTACGACACCAAGCTGCTGTTCGACGACCAGCTGGCCGCGCTCGAGGGCGACAGCCTGCGCCACGGCACGCAGAACGGCGAACTGGATTTCGCGCTGCTGGTCGATGGCCTGTCCGCCGAGCGCGAGCAGGGCATCACCATCGACGTGGCCTACCGCTTTTTCAGCACGGACAAGCGCAAGTTCATCGTCGCCGACTGCCCGGGGCACGAGCAGTACACACGCAACATGGCCACCGGCGCCTCCACCGCCGACCTCGCAGTCGTGCTGGTCGATGCGCGCAAGGGTCTGCTGACGCAGACCCGCCGCCACACCTACATCTGCAGCCTGCTCGGCATCCGCCACGTGCTGCTGGCGGTCAACAAGATGGACCTGGTGGACTACGCGCAGAGCACCTTCAAGCGCATCGAGAGCGACTACCGCCTGGTCGCCGCCCAGATGGGTATCGAGAACGTCACCGCGATCCCGCTCTCGGCGCTGCAGGGCGAGAACGTCTCCAGTCGTTCGCAGGCAATGGGGTGGTACAACGGCCCCAGTCTGCTCGAGCATCTGGAGACCGTGCAGGTCGAGCACGCCACCAGCAAGCTCGGCTTCCGCATGCCGGTGCAATGGGTTTGCCGCCCCAACCAGAACTTCCGGGGCTACGCCGGGCAGGTCGTCGCCGGCTCTATCGCTCCGGGTGACGAGATCGTCGCACTGCCAAGCGGTGTGCGCTCGCGCGTGGCGCGCCTGGTCACCGCCGACGGCGACCTGCCGCGGGCGGTGGCAGGCGACGCAGTGGCGATCCAGCTCGAGGACGAACGCGACATCAGCCGCGGCGACGTGATCGCCGCGACTTCCTCGCCGCCGCAGGTGGCCGACCAGTTCGCGGCGCACCTGCTGTGGATGGACACGGCCGCGCTGCTGCCGGGACGCCCGTACTGGATGAAGATCGGTGCGCGCCTGGTCACGGCGCAGGTCACCGAGATCAAGCACCGCGTCGACGTCAACACGCAGGAGAAGCGTCCTGCCAAGCGCCTGGAGCTCAACGAGGTGGGCTATTGCAACCTCGGTCTCGATCACGCGATCGCGTTCGAGTCCTACGCGGACTGCCGCGAGCTCGGCGCGTTCATCCTGATCGACCGCCAGACCAATGCCACGGTGGCCGCCGGTACGCTCAACTTCGCATTGCGCCGCGCGGAGAACATCCACTGGCAGCACACCGATGTCGATCGTGTCGCGCGTGCCCGCATCAAGGGGCAGATGCCGGCGTGCCTGTGGTTCACCGGACTGTCCGGTTCGGGCAAGTCGACCATTGCCAACGTGGTGGAGAAGCGCCTGCACGCGATGGGCTATCACACGTACATGCTCGATGGCGACAACGTGCGCCATGGCCTCAACCGCGATCTCGGTTTCACCGACGAGGACCGCGTGGAGAACATCCGCCGCGTCGCGGAAGTGTCGAAGCTGATGGTCGACGCTGGCCTGATCGTGATGGTGTCCTTCATCAGTCCGTTCCGCAGCGAGCGTGGTATGGCGCGAAGCCTGTTCGGGAACGGCGAGTTCCGCGAGGTGTTCGTCGACACGCCGCTTGAAGTTTGCGCCCAGCGCGATCCCAAGGGCCTTTATGCGAAGGCGCGTGCCGGGCAGATCAAGAACTTCACCGGCATCGACTCACCTTACGAGCGTCCGGAGCACCCCGAGATGCATCTGGACACCATGGGTGCGTCCGTGGACGAGCTTGCACAGCGGGTGATCGACCATCTGCTTGGCCATTGA
- a CDS encoding tyrosinase family protein encodes MISRRRFVQSSMTAALIPLLPKTAFTATIDSGDTPAIRQSWAEFAQGPYLQTFIDTIGKMRDNKDQTDPGSWYYWIKVHEDFCPHHSPYFLAWHRGLLKRFEGQLRAVSGVSDLRLPYWNYYADPYLPAEFQVQYSPLWRGDRVSNDVSGALSLAAFADDVVNFQRGSGHAFEAKLETAPHNPVHDLIGGAMSNITFSPADPIFYVHHANIDRLWAAWVAAGSGRAMPPEDDPYWQGDDLQYGAAIRPVPKVWTYSTTSTYLGYQYDDLTMPTTPSGSTSVARPASQPVQLLAPAQMGATTRQLGGTGQFALDERSVTFDIPMPARDASHIRSVMIGPATTRQTGDSIELVLENVRLTGLGEQGGFFYKVFLNLPEAGSSARQERDYLLGTIGPFGLSVAAMNARMAAGKPMHGAKGDHAKGPTQATLRFPVTEALRRIWPASLDKLSVSLVRVGRQGPAGRVVVVDRMRLETNGR; translated from the coding sequence ATGATTTCCCGCCGACGCTTCGTGCAGTCGTCCATGACGGCGGCACTGATCCCCTTGCTTCCCAAGACTGCGTTCACGGCCACGATCGATAGCGGGGATACCCCGGCGATCCGCCAGAGCTGGGCGGAGTTCGCCCAGGGCCCGTACCTGCAGACCTTCATCGACACGATCGGCAAGATGCGTGACAACAAGGACCAGACCGATCCCGGCAGCTGGTACTACTGGATCAAGGTCCACGAGGATTTCTGTCCGCACCACAGCCCTTACTTCCTGGCCTGGCACCGCGGCCTGCTCAAGCGGTTCGAAGGGCAGCTGCGCGCGGTATCCGGCGTCAGCGACTTGCGCCTGCCGTACTGGAATTACTACGCCGACCCGTACCTCCCGGCGGAGTTCCAGGTCCAGTACTCGCCCTTGTGGCGCGGCGACCGCGTTTCCAACGACGTCAGCGGCGCGCTAAGCCTGGCGGCCTTTGCCGATGACGTCGTCAACTTCCAGCGCGGCAGCGGTCACGCCTTCGAAGCGAAGCTCGAAACCGCGCCCCACAATCCGGTGCACGACCTCATCGGCGGCGCCATGTCCAACATCACCTTCTCTCCAGCCGATCCCATTTTCTACGTGCACCACGCCAATATTGACCGGCTCTGGGCAGCCTGGGTGGCGGCCGGCAGCGGGCGCGCGATGCCACCCGAGGACGATCCGTACTGGCAGGGGGATGACCTGCAGTACGGCGCCGCCATTCGCCCGGTACCCAAGGTGTGGACCTACTCGACCACGAGCACCTATCTGGGCTACCAGTACGACGACCTGACCATGCCGACGACCCCGTCCGGCTCCACTTCGGTGGCGCGCCCGGCCAGCCAGCCCGTGCAGCTTCTGGCGCCGGCCCAGATGGGCGCCACGACCAGGCAGCTTGGCGGTACGGGCCAATTCGCGCTGGACGAGCGCTCGGTCACTTTCGATATTCCCATGCCGGCCCGGGATGCCAGCCACATTCGCAGCGTGATGATCGGCCCGGCCACCACCAGGCAAACCGGCGATTCGATCGAACTGGTACTGGAGAACGTGCGACTGACCGGCCTGGGCGAGCAGGGCGGATTCTTCTACAAGGTCTTCCTAAACCTCCCCGAGGCGGGTTCATCCGCCCGGCAGGAGCGCGATTACCTGTTGGGCACGATCGGTCCGTTCGGGCTCAGCGTCGCGGCGATGAACGCACGCATGGCCGCAGGCAAACCGATGCACGGCGCCAAGGGCGACCACGCCAAGGGGCCGACCCAGGCGACCCTTCGCTTCCCCGTTACCGAAGCGTTGCGCAGGATCTGGCCGGCAAGCCTGGACAAGTTGAGCGTGTCGCTCGTGCGCGTCGGGCGCCAAGGCCCTGCCGGCCGGGTGGTCGTGGTCGACCGGATGCGCCTGGAGACGAATGGCAGATAA
- a CDS encoding glycosyltransferase → MTDPPVRKTAHRPTVIVYKSRLLPYSETFIREQVRMLSGWRGILAGDGMVRKGLALDGLDVRMLGYRHRFARHLASLGSPYLIWSWARLRALKAERADLLHIHFATDAYRIWPLARQLDLPTLITLHGYDITTYRSWWEAGNGGRHMRKFPAGLLRLAQDRRVHFIAVSKAIRESAIEFGLPEDKITVRPIGVDTRRFTPGPIPIAARRDVLYVGRLVEKKGCRYLLQAFEQIQDDFPESSLVIVGDGPLGPELKAYAKERGVRAIFRGALPVEQVRECLDRSRMFCLPSITAENGDAEGMGIVLLEAQAAGVPVITSARGGAQEGIVHGRTGFAHAEKDVAALREGLRALLVSDELAASFGAAGRRHMVENMDIRDCMARLEAFYDHHAFSHLPMAAQALRSAREGH, encoded by the coding sequence ATGACCGATCCGCCCGTCAGGAAGACCGCTCATCGCCCGACCGTGATCGTTTACAAATCCCGGCTGTTGCCCTATTCGGAGACGTTCATCCGCGAGCAGGTGCGCATGTTGTCCGGCTGGCGCGGGATCCTTGCCGGCGATGGCATGGTCAGGAAGGGCCTGGCGCTGGATGGCCTGGACGTGCGCATGCTCGGCTACCGGCACCGTTTCGCCCGGCACCTGGCCAGCCTCGGCTCGCCCTACCTGATCTGGTCATGGGCGCGCCTCAGGGCACTGAAGGCCGAGCGCGCGGACCTGCTGCATATCCATTTCGCCACCGACGCCTACCGGATCTGGCCACTCGCTCGCCAGCTCGACCTGCCGACGTTGATCACCTTGCACGGCTACGACATCACCACCTACCGCAGCTGGTGGGAAGCGGGCAACGGCGGGAGGCACATGCGCAAGTTCCCCGCCGGACTGCTGAGGCTGGCGCAGGACCGCCGTGTCCATTTCATCGCGGTGTCCAAGGCGATCCGGGAATCGGCCATCGAGTTCGGCCTGCCGGAGGACAAGATCACCGTACGCCCCATCGGCGTGGACACCAGGCGCTTCACGCCGGGCCCCATCCCGATTGCCGCGCGGCGCGACGTCCTCTACGTGGGCCGACTGGTGGAGAAGAAGGGGTGCCGCTACCTGCTGCAGGCCTTCGAGCAGATCCAGGATGACTTCCCCGAATCCAGCCTGGTGATCGTGGGCGATGGGCCTTTGGGGCCCGAGCTGAAGGCGTATGCGAAGGAACGTGGCGTGCGTGCGATCTTCCGCGGCGCGCTGCCGGTCGAGCAGGTTCGCGAATGCCTGGATCGATCACGGATGTTCTGCCTTCCCAGCATCACCGCCGAGAACGGTGACGCCGAGGGCATGGGCATCGTGTTGCTGGAGGCCCAGGCCGCCGGCGTGCCGGTGATCACCTCTGCGCGCGGCGGTGCCCAGGAAGGCATAGTCCACGGCCGCACCGGTTTTGCCCACGCCGAGAAAGATGTAGCTGCCCTGCGCGAAGGGTTGCGGGCCCTGCTGGTCAGTGACGAACTGGCGGCCAGCTTTGGTGCCGCCGGGCGGCGCCACATGGTCGAGAACATGGACATCCGGGACTGCATGGCGCGACTGGAGGCCTTCTATGACCACCACGCCTTCAGCCACCTGCCCATGGCCGCGCAGGCACTGCGGTCGGCGCGCGAGGGACATTAG
- a CDS encoding ATP-grasp fold amidoligase family protein gives MKHKPKTPREEDSPLIRALPDCAYYHYKYKRIHGRLCRFEHPRRFSEKIFHRMRYPSPLFSMLADKVEVRRYIADTVGTQYLVPAHLVAEMVTPETFDALPDSFVMKANHSFGQLRIVPDKREEDPLELSRLANGWLTSQFSARMREKHYGFIRPRVIFEQALLTGGRPPADFKFNVFNPGPGQKPYIFIQHMQGRFEHLTQDLYDEEWRPAPFHLLNQKTSGRLAPRPAQLDEMLRIARKLAEPLGYMRVDLYLHQGHIYVGELTLTPGAGRYLFDPPDWDDKLGAKFGWPEPLPSRVLPFGGGAAAATPRVAAP, from the coding sequence ATGAAACACAAGCCCAAGACCCCGAGGGAAGAGGATTCGCCGCTGATAAGAGCGCTCCCCGACTGCGCCTATTACCACTACAAGTACAAGCGCATCCACGGACGGCTGTGCCGCTTCGAGCACCCCCGGCGGTTCTCCGAGAAAATCTTCCATCGCATGCGCTACCCCTCGCCGCTGTTCTCGATGCTGGCCGACAAGGTCGAGGTGCGCCGCTATATCGCCGACACCGTTGGCACGCAGTACCTGGTGCCAGCCCATCTGGTCGCCGAGATGGTGACGCCGGAAACCTTCGACGCCCTGCCCGACAGCTTCGTGATGAAGGCCAACCACAGCTTCGGCCAGTTGCGCATCGTGCCGGACAAGCGCGAGGAGGATCCGTTGGAGCTCTCACGCCTGGCCAATGGCTGGCTGACCTCGCAGTTCTCGGCACGGATGCGCGAGAAGCATTACGGCTTCATTCGCCCCCGTGTCATCTTCGAACAGGCACTGCTGACGGGCGGCCGGCCGCCGGCCGACTTCAAGTTCAACGTATTCAACCCGGGCCCGGGCCAGAAGCCGTACATCTTCATCCAGCACATGCAGGGGCGCTTCGAACACCTGACCCAGGACCTTTACGACGAGGAATGGCGTCCTGCACCGTTCCACCTGCTCAACCAGAAGACCAGCGGCCGGCTGGCACCGCGGCCGGCGCAGCTTGACGAGATGCTGCGGATCGCGCGGAAGCTGGCCGAACCGCTGGGCTACATGCGGGTGGACCTGTACCTGCATCAGGGACACATCTACGTGGGCGAGCTCACGCTCACCCCCGGCGCGGGCCGGTACTTGTTCGACCCGCCGGACTGGGACGACAAGCTCGGAGCAAAGTTCGGATGGCCCGAGCCGCTGCCCTCCCGGGTCCTCCCATTCGGCGGCGGCGCCGCGGCGGCAACGCCGCGTGTCGCGGCGCCATGA